In a single window of the Prinia subflava isolate CZ2003 ecotype Zambia chromosome 3, Cam_Psub_1.2, whole genome shotgun sequence genome:
- the RAB38 gene encoding ras-related protein Rab-38, giving the protein MQKHNQKEHLYKLLVIGDLGVGKTSIIKRYVHQNFSPHYRATIGVDFALKVLNWDAETVVRLQLWDIAGQERFGNMTRVYYREAMGAFIVFDVTRPATFEAVTKWKEDLDSKLILPNGKPVPAVLLANKCDQGIDVLMNNGIKMDQFCKENGFVGWFETSAKENINISEASRCLVKHIIASESDPVQSVEPDIIKPHLNSSKIVSCSACFKS; this is encoded by the exons ATGCAGAAGCACAACCAGAAGGAGCACCTCTACAAGCTGCTGGTGATCGGGGACCTGGGAGTGGGCAAAACCAGCATCATCAAGCGTTATGTTCACCAGAACTTCTCCCCACACTACCGGGCCACCATCGGGGTGGACTTTGCTCTGAAGGTGCTGAACTGGGATGCTGAGACCGTGGTacggctgcagctctgggatatTGCGG GACAGGAAAGATTTGGAAACATGACCAGGGTGTATTACAGAGAGGCTATGGGGGCATTTATTGTCTTTGATGTTACAAGACCTGCGACGTTTGAAGCAGTGACAAAATGGAAAGAGGATTTGGACTCTAAGCTGATTCTTCCAAATGGCAAACCTGTGCCAGCAGTCCTATTAGCAAACAAGTGTGACCAGGGAATAGATGTTCTCATGAACAACGGCATCAAGATGGATCAGTTCTGCAAAGAGAACGGGTTCGTGGGCTGGTTTGAAACATCAGCCAAG GAAAATATAAACATCAGTGAAGCTTCCAGATGCTTGGTGAAACACATAATTGCTAGTGAGAGTGATCCAGTTCAGTCTGTTGAACCAGATATTATAAAACCACACTTGAATTCCTCCAAGATTGTCAGTTGTTCAGCTTGCTTTAAATCCTAA